One genomic region from Methanocaldococcus fervens AG86 encodes:
- a CDS encoding potassium channel family protein yields METHEKIELGILAIILLIFIESGILMITEGWDFFIAFYTSVVTISTVGYGDYVPKTFIGKLSVIIYIFVGVGTVAYTLGNVAGFLIEGHFRKYFRLRKMEDKIKKLNNHYIICGYGRLGKIVAEEFKKSKIPFVIIDSDEKVLEEALEKDPNLICIVGDATSDDVLKKARIEKARGLITVVTSDAENVFITLSAKKLNPNIYVVAKADKPSTLDKLIKAGADRAVCPYIVGGMEIARIAINPDIVEFIHSLIAVEEDIEVRRYVIKNKELDNKLLKDSGIREKSGATILAIKKGNKMITSPPSDIVINVGDVIYAFGTREQLEKLKKYVEGL; encoded by the coding sequence ATGGAAACTCATGAAAAGATAGAACTAGGAATTTTAGCTATAATTTTGTTAATTTTTATTGAGTCAGGCATATTAATGATAACTGAAGGGTGGGATTTCTTCATAGCTTTTTATACGTCGGTTGTTACCATCTCAACAGTTGGTTATGGAGATTACGTTCCAAAAACATTTATCGGAAAGCTTTCAGTCATAATTTATATATTTGTTGGTGTAGGAACGGTGGCATATACATTAGGGAATGTAGCAGGGTTTTTAATTGAAGGACATTTTAGAAAATACTTTAGGTTGAGAAAAATGGAAGATAAGATAAAAAAACTGAACAATCACTATATTATTTGTGGTTATGGAAGACTAGGAAAAATTGTAGCAGAAGAATTTAAAAAATCAAAGATACCATTTGTTATAATTGATTCAGATGAAAAAGTACTTGAAGAAGCTCTTGAAAAAGACCCAAACCTTATCTGTATCGTTGGAGATGCAACATCCGATGATGTTTTAAAGAAGGCAAGGATTGAAAAAGCTAGGGGGTTGATTACAGTAGTTACCTCAGACGCTGAAAATGTCTTTATAACTTTATCGGCAAAAAAATTAAATCCTAATATATATGTTGTTGCGAAGGCAGATAAACCTTCAACATTGGATAAATTAATAAAAGCAGGAGCTGATAGGGCAGTCTGTCCTTATATAGTTGGAGGAATGGAAATTGCCAGAATAGCCATAAACCCAGATATTGTTGAGTTCATCCATTCTTTAATTGCTGTAGAAGAGGATATAGAAGTTAGGAGATATGTTATAAAAAACAAAGAGCTTGATAATAAACTTTTAAAAGATTCTGGCATTAGGGAAAAATCTGGAGCTACAATTTTAGCAATTAAAAAAGGAAACAAAATGATTACTAGCCCTCCTTCCGATATAGTAATTAATGTTGGGGATGTTATATATGCCTTTGGAACTAGAGAACAGCTGGAAAAACTAAAAAAATACGTTGAAGGGTTATAA